Proteins from a single region of Mytilus trossulus isolate FHL-02 chromosome 2, PNRI_Mtr1.1.1.hap1, whole genome shotgun sequence:
- the LOC134706498 gene encoding 3-keto-steroid reductase/17-beta-hydroxysteroid dehydrogenase 7-like isoform X2: MATEGGIGLSVCERLLTLHNNLELCLLCRNKHRAEVAKNALLVSHTQSSITIVIMDTSDVKSVFKAAQDLKQRYEGIDYLYLNAGIMPVTGVNWTNVVKGVLSSNCAHVLSTGEGCLYHTDETTKDGLKNIFASNLFGHYTLIKELEDRLGGDKDTQIIWTSSRAAMKSSFDITDIQHKNGENPYSSSKYVIDTVSVSLNNKLNKKRIYSHTTCPGLVMSNLTNGVLPYWIWCIIYPLLIMLRLFCPSLTCSSYIGSEAMVWLSTQNPQLLKPEDKYNSDVDIFGKTHVSIVKLDIDTKTEETVCSKLDELYKEFKTKYC; this comes from the exons atggctacagaagg GGGCATTGGACTAAGTGTGTGTGAAAGACTCCTGACCTTACACAACAACCTTGAACTTTGTCTGCTGTGTAGAAATAAACATAGAGCAGAGGTTGCTAAGAATGCCTTGTTAGTTTCACACACACAGTCTTCAATTACTATAGTTATTATGGATACCAGTGATGTCAAATCTGTATTCAAAGCAGCTCAAGATCTTAAACAGAG ATATGAAGGAATAGACTATCTGTATCTGAATGCTGGTATCATGCCTGTGACTGGAGTTAACTGGACAAATGTAGTCAAAGGAGTACTATCCTC gaATTGTGCCCATGTTTTGTCCACAGGAGAAGGTTGTTTATACCACACAGATGAAACAACAAAAGATGGACTGAAGAATATATTTGCTTCAAACCTATTTGGACACTATACCTTA ATAAAAGAGCTTGAAGATAGACTTGGAGGTGACAAAGATACACAAATCATCTGGACATCTTCTAGGGCAGCCATGAAATCTTCCTTTGATATTACAGATATTCAGCATAAAAATGG aGAAAATCCCTATTCCTCCTCTAAGTATGTGATAGATACTGTTAGTGTGTCACTCAATAATAAACTCAATAAAAAG aGAATATATTCTCATACCACGTGTCCTGGATTAGTGATGTCTAATTTGACCAATGGAGTTTTACCATATTGGATATGGTGCATAATATATCCACTTCTTATTATG TTGCGGTTATTTTGTCCAAGTTTAACTTGTTCTTCTTACATTGGGAGCGAAGCAATG GTCTGGTTATCCACACAGAATCCCCAGTTGTTGAAGCCTGAGGACAAATATAACAGTGATGTAGATATTTTTGGGAAAACCCATGTATCAATAGTAAAG TTAGACATAGACACAAAGACAGAAGAAACAGTATGCAGTAAATTAGATGAACTGTACAAAgaattcaaaaccaaatactgttga
- the LOC134706498 gene encoding 3-keto-steroid reductase/17-beta-hydroxysteroid dehydrogenase 7-like isoform X1, with protein sequence MKRLQKVAVITGGNSGIGLSVCERLLTLHNNLELCLLCRNKHRAEVAKNALLVSHTQSSITIVIMDTSDVKSVFKAAQDLKQRYEGIDYLYLNAGIMPVTGVNWTNVVKGVLSSNCAHVLSTGEGCLYHTDETTKDGLKNIFASNLFGHYTLIKELEDRLGGDKDTQIIWTSSRAAMKSSFDITDIQHKNGENPYSSSKYVIDTVSVSLNNKLNKKRIYSHTTCPGLVMSNLTNGVLPYWIWCIIYPLLIMLRLFCPSLTCSSYIGSEAMVWLSTQNPQLLKPEDKYNSDVDIFGKTHVSIVKLDIDTKTEETVCSKLDELYKEFKTKYC encoded by the exons atgaaaagattaCAGAAGGTTGCTGTCATAACTGGAGGCAATTC GGGCATTGGACTAAGTGTGTGTGAAAGACTCCTGACCTTACACAACAACCTTGAACTTTGTCTGCTGTGTAGAAATAAACATAGAGCAGAGGTTGCTAAGAATGCCTTGTTAGTTTCACACACACAGTCTTCAATTACTATAGTTATTATGGATACCAGTGATGTCAAATCTGTATTCAAAGCAGCTCAAGATCTTAAACAGAG ATATGAAGGAATAGACTATCTGTATCTGAATGCTGGTATCATGCCTGTGACTGGAGTTAACTGGACAAATGTAGTCAAAGGAGTACTATCCTC gaATTGTGCCCATGTTTTGTCCACAGGAGAAGGTTGTTTATACCACACAGATGAAACAACAAAAGATGGACTGAAGAATATATTTGCTTCAAACCTATTTGGACACTATACCTTA ATAAAAGAGCTTGAAGATAGACTTGGAGGTGACAAAGATACACAAATCATCTGGACATCTTCTAGGGCAGCCATGAAATCTTCCTTTGATATTACAGATATTCAGCATAAAAATGG aGAAAATCCCTATTCCTCCTCTAAGTATGTGATAGATACTGTTAGTGTGTCACTCAATAATAAACTCAATAAAAAG aGAATATATTCTCATACCACGTGTCCTGGATTAGTGATGTCTAATTTGACCAATGGAGTTTTACCATATTGGATATGGTGCATAATATATCCACTTCTTATTATG TTGCGGTTATTTTGTCCAAGTTTAACTTGTTCTTCTTACATTGGGAGCGAAGCAATG GTCTGGTTATCCACACAGAATCCCCAGTTGTTGAAGCCTGAGGACAAATATAACAGTGATGTAGATATTTTTGGGAAAACCCATGTATCAATAGTAAAG TTAGACATAGACACAAAGACAGAAGAAACAGTATGCAGTAAATTAGATGAACTGTACAAAgaattcaaaaccaaatactgttga
- the LOC134706499 gene encoding uncharacterized protein LOC134706499 — protein sequence MTTVWADHPMDVNLNMTAIHSENILKNVEINKDRFFQLPSSTDFLLSSNLNGLLQLNASKLVEIGQFKTGKQDQTSSKNLAPRADIVETPNSNHQPSDQLVQSVGPQEVVCLKTCKNVEFEPEDKDNQEKPIYTAVPVNTPQYVGGLYQLLNECGIEYREETVVSQNNVHVEEVTTACQQYTQGQIIHGDKNALKMLAKDVVSLKTGTHGVITNPKYDFLWNPKCSVKKQKILGRGGNGTVELCNYNNVEFVTKTISRDFRANEVMFTNCMSHEFIVKSHGLIVRNGTPQIIMDYAGDNLLHYGLSKMVDESEIWNITFQILEALNYLHSNQIRHFDVKPENIVLMEDALGNKTLKLADFGGATLFTEEVDCLSWTPAYMAPEMDQFYLNKQFPGQRLITTSCGQITEKCDIYSLALSILFLYVRGHILIKHITKGVQAMVGYEKADTVSMKIVIMNAKNPSLAESLIPQNVGKEMKAVLAGMLKGNVDDRWTAKASMDQMKELSSASHKSMEPKKIIRRKSKSTENKLKNSQNIRPKVPKLVIVTLDKTGRKVGEYKNTEPFTIPRYTNGNPLETEEHQRPLRDLNIDLQLHVIIEQSNNVKDEKMKQIIDDENRPLLKRLVKRKLKDKVNGEIAFKMTKMREELESSGSSSSGMSVNLSGRGHFITTPTEPEVVPMNEGPGNIPNFDMFLD from the exons ATGACAACAGTTTGGGCAGATCATCCAATGGATGTAAACCTAAACATGACAGCTATACACAGTGAGAACATTCTGAAGAATGTTGAGATTAACAAAGATCGTTTCTTCCAATTACCAAGTAGCACAGATTTTCTTCTGTCAAGTAATTTAAATGGGTTATTGCAATTGAATGCATCAAAGTTAGTGGAGATTGGTCAGTTTAAAACAGGTAAACAAG ATCAAACGTCTTCAAAAAATTTGGCACCAAGAGCTGATATAGTAGAGACGCCAAACAGTAACCACCAACCTTCAGACCAGCTAGTCCAATCTGTAGGGCCACAAGAAGTGGTTTGtctaaaaacatgtaaaaatgtgGAGTTTGAACCTGAGGATAAAGATAATCAGGAGAAGCCTATCTATACAGCAGTGCCAGTTAATACTCCACAGTATGTTGGTGGATTGTACCAGTTGTTGAATGAGTGTGGTATTGAATACAGGGAGGAGACAGTTGTGTCACAAAACAATGTACATGTTGAGGAGGTCACCACTGCTTGTCAGCAGTACACTCAAGG ACAAATCATACATGGTGACAAAAATGCATTGAAAATGTTGGCTAAAGATGTGGTCAGTCTGAAGACTGGTACTCATGGTGtcattacaaatccg aaatatgACTTCCTATGGAATCCCAAATGTTCTGTGAAAAAGCAGAAGATCCTTGGACGAGGGGGCAATGGTACAGTGGAACTCTGTAATTATAATAATGTAGAGTTTGTCACTAAAACA aTCTCCAGAGATTTCAGAGCCAATGAAGTGATGTTCACAAACTGTATGAGCCATGAGTTCATTGTTAAGTCACATGGATTGATAGTGAGAAATGGAACCCCTCAGATCATCATGGATTACGCAG gaGACAACCTGTTACACTATGGTTTATCCAAAATGGTGGACGAAAGTGAGATCTGGAACATAACATTTCAAATCCTGGAAGCCCTTAACTACTTACATTCTAACCAGATTAGACATTTTGATGTCAAAC CTGAGAACATAGTACTTATGGAGGATGCTTtaggaaacaaaacattaaaactggCAGATTTTGGAGGAGCCACTCTATTCACAGAGGAAGTGGACTGCCTCAGTTGGACTCCTGCTTACATGGCACCAGAAATGGAccagttttatttaaacaaacagTTCCCTGGACAAAGATTGATTACTACGTCCTGTGGTCAGATCACAGAGAAATGTGACATCTATTCCTTGGCTTTGTCCATTCTGTTTCTGTATGTCAGAGGACACATCCTCATCAAACATATAACCAAAGGGGTACAGGCAATGGTGGGCTATGAGAAAGCTGATACTGTCAGCATGAAGATTGTCATTATG AATGCTAAGAATCCCAGCCTTGCTGAAAGTCTGATTCCTCAGAATGTTGGTAAAGAAATGAAAGCTGTGTTAGCTGGCATGTTGAAGGGCAATGTTGATGACAGATGGACAGCTAAAGCTTCTATGGATCAAATGAAag AACTGTCATCAGCTTCCCACAAGAGCATGGAACCTAAAAAGATAATCAGAAGAAAGTCCAAATCCACAGAAAACAAACTAAAGAATAGCCAGAACATTAGACCTAAAGTACCCAAACTTGTTATCGTTACACTCGACAAAACAGGTAGAAAAGTAGGAGAATATAAAAACACAGAGCCATTCACCATACCAAGGTATACAAACGGTAACCCCTTAGAAACTGAGGAACACCAACGACCTTTACGTGACCTGAATATTGACCTTCAGTTGCATGTCATCATTGAGCAGTCTAACAACGTGAAGGATGAGAAGATGAAACAGATTATTGATGATGAGAATCGTCCATTACTGAAAAGGCTGGTCAAACGTAAACTTAAAGATAAAGTCAACGGAGAGATAGCTTTCAAGATGACCAAAATGAGGGAAGAACTCGAGAGCAGTGGCTCATCTTCAAGTGGCATGTCAGTAAACCTTAGTGGACGTGGACATTTTATTACGACCCCTACAGAACCAGAAGTTGTTCCTATGAATGAGGGGCCAGGCAATATCCCAAACTTTGACATGTTTCTAGATTGA